AGTCCATATCGACGACGCGGTTTGGCACCTCGATGTCGGCTCGTCGCATCCTGGGGCTGGAGCAGGTCCCAAGGGTATGGCTGTTCGCCGGTTAAAGCGTACGCGAGCTGGGTTCAGAACGTCGTGAGACAGTTCGGTCCCTATCTATCTATCGCAGGCGTTGGAGATTTGATGAGAGCTGCCCCTAGTACGAGAGGACCGGGGTGGACGAACCTCTAGTGTATCTATTGTTCCGCCAGGAGCACCGTAGAGTAGCTACGTTCGGACGGGATAACCGCTGAAAGCATATAAGCGGGAAGCCTCCTTAGAGATAAGATCTCCCTTCGCAAGACTGAAGAGCCCGGGAAGATGACCCGGTTGATAGGTCACAGATGTAAGTGCAGTAATGCATTCAGTCGAGTGATACTAATAGCTCGTGAGGCTTGACCATATTATTGTATGGACAACGCCCACCAAAATTGGACATTGTCCATAAAACAAAACAAATGCAACTATCAATGTTGTTTGATGTAATTCGTTGAACTAGAATAAAGCTAAAAATTTAAACCATTCATACCGGAATAAATTCTTGGTGGTTATAGAGAGGGGGAAATACCCGTTCCCATCCCGAACACGGAAGTCAAGACCCTCATCGCCAATGGTACTATGTGATTCGTTGCATGGGAGAGTAGGACGCTACCAAGATATTCACCGCAATATTAAATTCAAAACCCGCGAAAGCGGGTTTTTTTATGTACGATGAGTTTTTCGATGTAATTCTGAACAAAAAATTTCTTTACAAGTCCTTTGGCTTCTTCTAGTTTACCCTACAATGACTTTTTCTGAAAATAAAATAGCAGAATGTATAATAAGATCTAAGATTGGATTGGAAACTTTAGTTTCTTCAGCGTTCACTTCCATACTTTCAATGAAAATTCAAGATGCAGGTAAAATCGCTCAAATAAGAATAGCGATTCACGAAGCTTGTATAAATGCTATGGAACATGGAAATGGGTTTGATGCTGATAAAATGATAACATGCGAAATTTTTGAAGAGCCAAATATGTTTTCTATTCATATCCATGATGAAGGAAACAAATCTTATTTACCTGATCCAAGCAATCTTCCAACAAAAGAAGAAATGCAACAGAAAATTGAAAAGGCAGGACGCCGTAATAAGCAGAATCGTGGCATGGGTAGGTTTTTGATTCATTATTTTGCGGATGAAGTAGAATATCTTGTAAGTCCTTCGAACGGGACTTGCATAGTATTGAAAACATATATAGAAGAGTAAAAAAGGAGATCACATGGCTGCCGTTATTGAACATAAAATACTGGATACAAATAATGCAATTATGGTTTTACAAGGTAAAATTGATAATACTACAGACGATGAAATTAATTCTGCATTTGATGAGCTATTAGAAAAAAAAATGACGAATATCATTCTAGATTTTACCAAAGTGCATTATTTGAATAGCACTGGTATTGCAACAATAATGGGTATTGCTAAAGAATTGTCCGACGATGGAAAAAAAACTCATATAGTAAACTTGAACCAAGATTCTAGAATGATGTTTGAGGCGATCGGGTTAAATAGGTGGGTCAAATATTTTTCAAGTGTAGATGAAGCTTTAAAAGCTTTTAAATAATTATATGAATGAAGTCAATTTGCCTAGCAGAGATTTACGAATTGACTCTCTCTCTGAATTGACTGAGGGAATTCAAAGTGAATTAGAAATTATCGGGCTGTCTAGTAAGGCAATTGACGCATGTATGAGTGGGGTAGGTGTTTCTAGTGGAGTAATATTTTTACGTGAATACTCAACGGATATTCGACTACTCTTTCAATTTTCAAGAGGAATTCGTAAGTTAAGGAATGTTTCTCCTGAAGATTTTATTATCCATTTGGAGAAAAAAGAAATTTCTAATATTGGTGAAATACTTTCTACAGAAAAAATACTTCCTCATGTTAAATCAGATCAGTCAGATTTTTTTGAACTTTTAAATCAACTACCTTATTATTGCCTTCTCTCTTATAATTCTATTTTTTATGGAATTCTTTTTTTAGGTCAAAAAATTTCAGGGGATGAGTTGTCTCTTGATGATAAAAAAATAATTCATACGATTATTCGAACCACTTCCCTTTCTATTAAAATCCATTTTCAAATGATTGAACTTAAAGAGAAAATCATTGAAGTAAATTCTTTGAAAGACGCTGCATTAGATATTTCGTCTACTTTAGATTTGCCGCAATTATCAATGAAATCTTATATTAGTCTTAGAGGATTACTACATTCCGTTGGTGGAGCAGTTTGTATGTCATCAGGTCAAGATTCTTTATTTGAAGTAATAAGGGCTGATAGTCCTGTTGCATCTCGAAAATCTATTCATGAAAAATTTGACTTACCTAAAGAAATCATCGAATACTTCCGGAAAGAAGAAAAAAAATATTATCTAACAAATGAGATTCCAGTCGAACTATTTTCGAAATTTAAACAAGTATTGCCAAGTTTAAAATGGGAAGAGGTTAATTTAATTATTCCTCTCATAGTAGATAAATTTTTAATTAGTTTTTTTGTATTCGGAAGTTCCTCGGATGGGAAAAATTATTCCTCCAAGAATTTAGATGTAATTACTGCATTTTTGTTGCAAGCTAAAACTTCTTTTCAAAACGCTATTTCTTATCAAAGGGAAGAAAAATTAAGACTGCGCTTTCAAAAATATGTACCGAAACAAATTGTTGAAGATGCATTCAGTGGAACCGATTCAGTAGGCGATGGTATTGAGAAAAAAATAGTTATTCTATTTTCTGAC
This sequence is a window from Leptospiraceae bacterium. Protein-coding genes within it:
- a CDS encoding ATP-binding protein is translated as MTFSENKIAECIIRSKIGLETLVSSAFTSILSMKIQDAGKIAQIRIAIHEACINAMEHGNGFDADKMITCEIFEEPNMFSIHIHDEGNKSYLPDPSNLPTKEEMQQKIEKAGRRNKQNRGMGRFLIHYFADEVEYLVSPSNGTCIVLKTYIEE
- a CDS encoding STAS domain-containing protein: MAAVIEHKILDTNNAIMVLQGKIDNTTDDEINSAFDELLEKKMTNIILDFTKVHYLNSTGIATIMGIAKELSDDGKKTHIVNLNQDSRMMFEAIGLNRWVKYFSSVDEALKAFK
- a CDS encoding adenylate/guanylate cyclase domain-containing protein — translated: MNEVNLPSRDLRIDSLSELTEGIQSELEIIGLSSKAIDACMSGVGVSSGVIFLREYSTDIRLLFQFSRGIRKLRNVSPEDFIIHLEKKEISNIGEILSTEKILPHVKSDQSDFFELLNQLPYYCLLSYNSIFYGILFLGQKISGDELSLDDKKIIHTIIRTTSLSIKIHFQMIELKEKIIEVNSLKDAALDISSTLDLPQLSMKSYISLRGLLHSVGGAVCMSSGQDSLFEVIRADSPVASRKSIHEKFDLPKEIIEYFRKEEKKYYLTNEIPVELFSKFKQVLPSLKWEEVNLIIPLIVDKFLISFFVFGSSSDGKNYSSKNLDVITAFLLQAKTSFQNAISYQREEKLRLRFQKYVPKQIVEDAFSGTDSVGDGIEKKIVILFSDIRGFTSFCENKKPGEVVVLLNEYFEFMLDAIDSTNGILDKLIGDAIMATWGIFDEKGDHIFNAASSAIKMMEALHNFNLPRPPEKQIHIGIGLHFGEVKAGNIGGTKRSDFTIIGDSVNLASRLEGVTKQYGVSIVVSEDFYYPIKDKFTFRELDRIQVKGKQEPVKIYELLG